In one window of Candidatus Binataceae bacterium DNA:
- a CDS encoding phytanoyl-CoA dioxygenase family protein, whose product MSESLRLDAREKAELAERGFVLRSGVFATAELRAMGDACEALVERLLMEKRRSKHALGSYMFELQRQLQTIVKWEPSDPDLVQGLELFAHLSDSLQRWALDRRFMEPCKDLIGEEDVRLFTEKLNLKRAHKGGSIILHQDFPYWTGVTKAAARVATAMLFLDDATVENGCLEVAPGSHREGLPSRRALEGLGGMEIDPTKYDHARLLPVPVEAGTVIFFGPFLVHRSLPNRTGADRRALLFSYQPPGLPHLRDLLMNPQ is encoded by the coding sequence ATGAGCGAATCGCTGCGACTGGACGCGCGTGAGAAAGCCGAGCTGGCTGAGCGCGGGTTCGTGCTGCGCAGCGGGGTCTTCGCTACCGCAGAGCTGCGCGCCATGGGCGACGCCTGTGAGGCGCTGGTGGAGCGGCTGCTCATGGAGAAGCGCCGTAGCAAACACGCCCTCGGCAGCTACATGTTTGAGCTTCAGCGCCAACTCCAAACCATCGTCAAGTGGGAGCCGAGCGATCCCGACCTGGTGCAGGGGCTCGAGCTGTTCGCGCATCTGAGCGATAGCCTGCAGCGGTGGGCCCTTGACCGACGGTTTATGGAGCCCTGCAAGGATCTGATTGGGGAAGAGGACGTCAGGCTTTTCACCGAAAAGCTCAACCTGAAGCGCGCTCATAAAGGCGGATCGATCATTCTGCATCAGGATTTTCCGTATTGGACGGGCGTTACCAAGGCCGCCGCGCGCGTCGCTACTGCGATGCTCTTTCTCGATGACGCGACCGTGGAAAACGGATGCCTGGAAGTCGCGCCCGGGAGCCATCGGGAAGGACTTCCCAGCCGCCGCGCGCTGGAAGGCCTGGGAGGCATGGAAATAGATCCCACGAAATACGACCACGCGCGGCTGTTGCCGGTGCCGGTCGAAGCGGGCACGGTGATTTTCTTCGGCCCCTTCCTGGTGCACCGCTCGCTGCCCAACCGGACGGGCGCCGATCGTCGGGCGCTGCTATTCAGC
- a CDS encoding phytanoyl-CoA dioxygenase family protein produces the protein MIYPKPGDFEIGFFREHGWLVVENAIPPEVLVEVSERCEPILQKKHKLAFDWAWEKGKAKEERTFKIVQGSPTWVWPDIAKTEFRAWMRSFGSALMGSEVEFWYDQFLAKPPRDGAPTYWHQDEAYWGRNLFDRGITCWMPLQDVDERNGCMHFIDRGHRNGVLVHRQPKHVQSDLLFCEPDESRTVPCPIRAGCVTFHHGKTPHMTPANRSDGWRRAVTTHMRIIGTGGEGDHYPWKVYVNQITGERTLPVSR, from the coding sequence ATGATCTACCCAAAGCCGGGCGATTTTGAGATCGGATTTTTTCGCGAGCATGGGTGGCTAGTCGTCGAGAATGCGATTCCACCCGAGGTGCTGGTTGAAGTTAGCGAGCGCTGCGAGCCGATACTGCAAAAGAAGCACAAGCTCGCTTTCGATTGGGCGTGGGAAAAAGGGAAGGCCAAGGAAGAGCGCACGTTCAAGATCGTGCAGGGCAGCCCGACGTGGGTTTGGCCCGACATCGCAAAGACCGAGTTTCGCGCGTGGATGCGGTCGTTTGGCTCCGCGCTAATGGGTTCCGAAGTGGAATTCTGGTACGACCAATTCCTCGCTAAGCCCCCACGCGATGGTGCCCCGACCTATTGGCACCAGGATGAGGCTTACTGGGGACGCAATCTTTTCGATCGCGGCATCACCTGCTGGATGCCGCTTCAGGATGTGGATGAGCGTAACGGATGCATGCACTTTATCGACCGCGGCCATCGCAACGGTGTCCTGGTTCATCGCCAGCCCAAGCACGTGCAGAGCGATCTTCTCTTCTGCGAACCGGACGAATCCCGGACGGTACCATGCCCGATACGCGCCGGATGCGTGACATTTCATCACGGCAAGACTCCTCACATGACGCCGGCCAACCGCAGCGACGGATGGCGCCGCGCGGTGACCACCCATATGCGAATTATCGGTACCGGCGGCGAAGGCGATCACTACCCGTGGAAGGTCTACGTCAACCAAATCACGGGAGAGCGGACCCTTCCTGTGTCGCGTTGA